A DNA window from Pithys albifrons albifrons isolate INPA30051 chromosome 7, PitAlb_v1, whole genome shotgun sequence contains the following coding sequences:
- the LOC139674653 gene encoding olfactory receptor 14J1-like, with translation MCYDRYVAICKPLHYGTLLGSRACAHMAAAAWASGFLYSLLHTANTFSLPLCHGNALGQFFCEIPQILKLSCSHSYLRELGLLVVSVCLAFGCFIFIVFSYVQIFRAVLRIPSEQGRHKAFSTCLPHLAVVSLFVSTGTFSYLKPPSISSPSLDLALSVLYSVVPPPVASSP, from the coding sequence atgtgctacgaccgctacgttgccatctgcaaacccctgcactatgggaccctcctgggcagcagagcttgtgcccacatggcagcagctgcctgggccagtggctttctctactctctgctgcacacagccaatacattttccctgcccctgtgccatggcaatgctctgggccagttcttctgtgaaatcccacagattcTCAAGCTCTCCTGttcacactcctacctcagggaacttgggcttcTTGTGGTTAGTGTCTGTTTagcttttggttgtttcattttcatagttttctcctatgtgcagatcttcagggctgtgctgaggatcccctctgagcagggacggcacaaagccttttccacgtgtctccctcacctggccgtggtctccctctttgtcagcactggcacattttcctacctgaagcctccctccatctcatccccatccctggatctggccctgtcagttctgtactcggtggtgcctcca